From the genome of Fibrobacter sp. UWB5:
GCGGGCCACGTCAGACGGGAGAGAACGGAACAGGTAGCAGTTTTCCTTCTTGGCAAGCTTCGTGGCGAGGCCAGCCTTGACGCACTTCTGCATAAGGGCATCGTATTCTTCCTTGGAGCCGTCAACGACAACGACGTTGTCCGGTTCGCACATGGCAATCATTTCATTCACCCAAGTACTGATCTTCGGGTGCTTGATATCGTTAAGGGTAAGACTCATTATGAGCTCCTGTTTGGTTTAACGTTTAGTTTCGATAATTTCGAACGCGGTAAAATTTACAAAAAACAATGTCCAAATTGCAGGGGCATTGGCAATTTTTTGAACTAAATCACCCCATCCATCCGCCACACGCAGTCCGCCCTATACAGACAAGCGCAAAAAAATTTCGATTTTTTTTGTAAAAATCTTTTCATTTAGCCTAAAATTACATAAATTAGGCTTGTATACACGAAAAGGGCGTTTTAGCCCTCATTATAAGGTTATTGCTATATGAGTTGGTCTTATTCTAGAGAACACCAGAAAAACATCCTTTGCATGATCATGGCAGGCGGTCAAGGCAGCCGTTTGCAGCCCCTCACCCGCGACCGCGCCAAGCCGGCAGTCCATTTTGGCGGAACCTACCGCATTATCGACTTCGTGCTCAACAACTTCATCAACTCCGGCATCTTCAAAATCAAGGTTTTGACGCAGTTCAAGAGCGATTCCTTGAACAAGCACATTTCTGCAGCTTGGAACCTGAACGCAAGTCTTGACCAATACGTGGACCTGGTGCCTGCACAGATGCGCACTGGTGATGACTGGTACAAGGGTACCGCCGACGCCATTTTCCAGAATATCAACCTGATTACCGACGAACGCCCGGACCTCGTGGCCATTTTCGGTGGCGACCACATTTACAAGATGGATATCAACCAGATGATCGATTTCCATCTGAGCCGTGCCGCCTTGCTTACCATAGCCGCCATTCCGGTGCCGGTTTCCGAAGCCTCTGAATTCGGTATTATCGAAGTGGACGCCGACAACCGCATGATCGGTTTCGAAGAAAAGCCCAAGAATCCCAAGGAAATGCCCGGCAACCCCGGCTACTGCCTCGCCAGCATGGGCAACTACATCTTTACGAGCAAGTTCCTGGTGCGCGAACTTCTGAAGGGTGCCGAAAACGGTGCCACCGACTTCGGCAAGCACATTATTCCGAGCCTGTACAAGGACTACCCCGTTTACGTGTACGACTTCAACACCAATATCGTGCGCGGCGAACAGGCTAGCACCAAGGGATACTGGCGCGATGTGGGAACGCTCGACGCCTTCTTCGAAGCGAACATGGACCTTTGCTCCGAAAATCCGCCGTTTGAC
Proteins encoded in this window:
- the glgC gene encoding glucose-1-phosphate adenylyltransferase, with translation MSWSYSREHQKNILCMIMAGGQGSRLQPLTRDRAKPAVHFGGTYRIIDFVLNNFINSGIFKIKVLTQFKSDSLNKHISAAWNLNASLDQYVDLVPAQMRTGDDWYKGTADAIFQNINLITDERPDLVAIFGGDHIYKMDINQMIDFHLSRAALLTIAAIPVPVSEASEFGIIEVDADNRMIGFEEKPKNPKEMPGNPGYCLASMGNYIFTSKFLVRELLKGAENGATDFGKHIIPSLYKDYPVYVYDFNTNIVRGEQASTKGYWRDVGTLDAFFEANMDLCSENPPFDLYNNYWPIRTFNWNQPPARFFAGDGNAHQGAAIDSIVSSGCIIGGGTVVKSILSPGVSIQKDALVEESILFPNVTIGPGAKVRRAIIEKGLHIPAGFQIGYDLERDKKLFHVTESGIVVLAKDTIIKA